Below is a genomic region from Grus americana isolate bGruAme1 chromosome 26, bGruAme1.mat, whole genome shotgun sequence.
GGCTTCTCCTCCCTAATTGGGCACAGCGGCGCTCATTGGCTGGGCCCAGGGGGGTAAGAGGGGCTGCAAGAGGGGCTGCGGGTTGCGTAAGcgaggggcggggctggggccgggctgggcgtaggggtcagggtcagggtcagggtcagggtcgGGATCGGGATCGGGATCGGGATCGGGATTAGGGCTGGGGTCAGGGCTAGGCCTGGGACGGAACCTGGGGTTAGAGCTGGTACTGGGGTTAGGACTAAATATGGGATTGGGGTTAGGATTGGGGCTGGAAGCTGGGACTGGTCTTAGAGCTGGAATTAGGGATAGGGCTAAATACGGGATTGGGGTtagggctggagctgggattGGGGCTCGGTTTATGTTTTAGATTGGGATGAGATTAAATATGGGACTGTGAGTACATATAAAACTGGACTGAGATTGAGATTAAGATTAGGGTGAGCTTTAGTCTAGGGACTAAGCGTGCGCAAACCAGGAAAGGCAGCTTGGTTGGTAAGAAATAGGGGAGATTTTCACTGCAGGAGTCACTGGTATTGTCCCACCCCTCCTTGAGCATCCCAAAACCTCAGGGCGAGCCAGGCGCTTCCAGCTCCGCGCAATCCCAGCGTGGCGGGGCCAGGAAGCCGGATCCTGCACCCGAAGAGGCGCTGGGCACCCGTCCGTCAGCATCCATCGACGGCAGGAGGGAGCCGTTACTCACCGGTTGTGTTTCTCCGCCATTTCCATCCAAACTCTCCACAGgtagaaaaatgaaaggctttTGTGCAAAACTAAATACcgtgaattaatttttttaatagaatttggCGTTTGCTGGCCCGTGGCACCAGATCAGGTCAGGATGGGCGTGAACGATGCTCCCCAGTATGGCagagaaggaagcaagaaaCCTGCATGGAGAAGAGGTAAAAGGAGAGTCTGTGAGTCCTTGGGAACCCGTGCTGAGTGAGTTTAGCCATCTCCCGcatgtttattttcctcagcTTTACCCTACGTACCCCTTGAGCTGTGAAAGATGTCCTTGGAGGTTTATCCCAAGGTCGTTGAGGTGCTCGGTAAAGTCTGGAGAGGTTTTTATGCCTCCATGTGTCCAATAAATACCGAGGATCGCCAGCCGCCGTCCCTGTGACATGCCCCAGCGCAGCTTGCTCCACACGGTGCTGTTTGTGAGAGCTGTGGGCCTGGCTGCGAGCTAAAACCACCTCAGggtgtttatttcagtttttaacttGTTTAGAGCAGTCACGGTGACTCCCTaatttcagaagtaattttttaggTCAATAACAGTAGCTCCTTGCTAAGACAAGGGCTGAAGAGGTCGCATAGCTGccaaaaaaaaggtgaaaatctGCAGAAATCAGCCCTGGGAAAAGGGTTTGACAAACTTCAGGATGTTTGGGGGGAATTTCAGCCTGTGAAGTTGGTCTAGGGGGCTGGATTGGCCATATGGGTCCGGCCTGGTGCAACGCTGAAAACTGGGGCTGAAATAAAATGGTGGTGCTTAGGGGGGTGGGTTAGGGGGGTGGGGAAGTGCCTGTGAAttgggggcacctggggggAGGAAGGTCCATGGTGGAGGGGCCCCAGGCCCATGAGGAGGGGGCTCTGGGGGTTCCCAGACCCATGGAGGGCCCCCAGACCCATGCGGGGGGGTCTCTGGGGGTCTCCAGGCCTGTGGGGGTCTCCAGGCACATGGGGAGGGGGCTTTGGGAGTCCCCAGGCCCGTGGAAGGGCAGAGGAACCGGAAGTTCCGGAGggaaaccaaatgaaattcaacaagtgcagggtcctgcacccagggaggaacaaccccagcaccaggacaggttggcagtgacctgctgggaagcagcgctgcggagaaggacctgggagtcctggtggacaacaagctctccatgaccagcagtgtgccctcgtggccaagaaggccgaTGGTGTCCTGGGGGGCATTAAGagcagcgtggccagcaggtcgagggaggttctcctccccctctactctgccctggtgaggccacatctggagttctgtgtccagttctgggctccccagttccagacagacagggaactactggggagagtccagcggagggctgcaaGGATGACGAGGGGACTGGAGCTTCTCTcgtacgaggaaaggctgagagagctggggctggttagtctggagaagagaaggctgagaggggatctgatcaatgcttcTAATtatctaaagggcgggtgtctagaggaaggggccagactcttctcagtggtgcccagcgacaggacaaggggcaacgggcacaaactggaacacaggaagttccatctgaacatgaggaaaaacttcttccctctgagggtgaccgagccctgggacaggctgcccagagaggttgtggagtctccttctctggagagattccaaacccgcctggacaccatcctgtgcgacctgctctgggtgatcctgctctagcaggggggttgtcCCTTCCCATGCCTACCATTCTGCTATTctgtgggggggtcccaggccCATGAGGAGGGGACTTTGAGGGTCCCCACGCCCACGGGGCAGGGGCTCTGGGGGTGCCCAGGCCCGTGGGGTGGCCCCCCCAGGCCCATGAGGGGGGGCTCTGGCAGTCCCCAGGCCTGTGGGGGGTCCCCAGGCCCATGAGGGGGGACTCTGGGGGTCCCCAGACCCGTGGGGGGCCGAGGCTGGCACGGCCCCACGTGTACCTCGGCCCGGGGCTGTTGCCATGGTGATGGCGTCGTGCGTGACCCCGCCTCCTTCAGCACGAAGCCCTTCCCCCTGCCTGAGCTCTCGCGAGAGTTGGTggtggggcggggcggggcggggcgggcgctgcTCGCAAGGAGCGGGGGCGGCGCGCGAGCAGCTGGCGGCGCCGCTTTCGCCTCAGGTCGGCCCGGCGCCTCCGCCCGCCATGAGCTTCCTCTTGTGAGTGCCGGGAGGGGATCtcggggggcggcgggctcgAGCGTGGTCTGTGAGAGGGGGTTTTGAGGGGGCGGCGGGAGTGTTTGGGGGGGGCCTTgagggctggagggggaggcaggcttTTGGGGAGTTCCTGGGGGGTCACTGGGTcgggggtgctgagggggccTTGCGGGGAGGTGCTGGCGGTTTGGGAGCTTGAGGaaggtggggtggggtggggtccTGAGGGGAGGCCTGGGCCTCGAGGAAGGCTTTTGGGGCTCGGAGgccccaggggtgcccaggagCTTGAGCAGGGTCCCGTGATGAGGAACGGGAGGGCTCCTGGGGGAAGGTTTAGAGGGAAGCCCTgggtggctttggggagagggCCGGGGGCTCATGAGGGACTTGAGGAGAGGTCTGAGTGCGtatggggggcgggggaggcCTCGAAAAGAGGCCCCGGGGGTGTACAAGGGGGGCCTGAGGAAGACTGTGGGAGGAGGCCCTGGAGGGACCCGGGGAGGAGTGTAGTCCTGTGGAGGAAGCTCTGGGGGTATAGTGGTTTTGGGGAGGAAGTCTCAGGGCTAGGGTCCCAGGCTGGGCTGTGGAGGTGGGGTGGCCCTGGAGGGCAGGCACCCTGGGGAGCACCCATGTTGGGTGAGTGCCATGGGGGGGTGGTTTTAGAGGGAAGGATCTGGGGAGGGTTTGTCTTGGAAGGATTGATGTCTTCTGGGTGAGCAGAATTTGAGGGGTTGGTCTTCCAGGGGAATTGGAGGGCGTCCTGAGGTGGTGGGGGTGTCTGCAGGGATGCTCTGCCTCAGTGGGAGGCCCTGGGAGTTGGGAGGGAGCTTTGGGGCAAGGGGGAAAAGAGGAGGTCCTGCTCCTGTGGGTTTGGGGCTTCCACCTGGGTGGGCTTTGGGTGAGCCTTACCCTACATCTGTGCTAGTATAGTGCAAAGGTGTTTGTGTGAGGTGGGGCAGGCCTGATTGCAGGGGGAGTGGTGTTAATTTGGTAGACCTACAGGCATgtggtgtaaaaaaaaataatgcatcttTAACGAGCTACAGCAGGTGGGCTATTGCATACCTGCATCATAGATGTGAAGGCTTGTAAAGTGTGAGAGAGCTTCTGGCTCTTCAGGCCTGGTAGGTGCTGTGGATGAGGGCTGGAGGCATTTTGTGGCGTAAAAAGGGGCTGGGGAGCCTCTTCCTAGGGCTGATGATGTACTGGGTCTGTCTTTTGGGACTCTGCCTAGGGTCAGCAATGCACTGCACCTGCGTTTCCGGCTGTAGCAGGAGGCAGCGGCTTGGTTTATGAGCAAGATATATCTAAAGGTCTTTTATTTCCGTACTGAGCATTGCACGTAAATAAAAGCCGTAAGGTTGCACCAGGAAGCTGCCGCGAGGCGCATGCCAGACAGGGGCAGGATGCTGGCAATGCCAGAGAAGGCCATTTCCCCTGAGTTGTGCTTCGGCCCTGGCTGTCCCAGCATTTGCATCACCCTCGCTCAGAAGCAGAGAGCTGGCAGGGTCTGAAAGTTAATGTTTTGTGGTTGAGAGGTATTGAAATTCATCCAGTTTTTGGCAGTGGTGGCTGTTCGGGGAgaggctgcagtgctgctggccCCGTTGGAGGGACAGGGCGAGTTTGGCGGGAAGTGGTATGATAGTTTGGCTGCCGAGCACAGCTGTCAGTATGACACGGCAAGGGAAGATGAGGGTCATGATTTGCATTTTGGGGCTGGAGTCTATTAAGTTGCTGGTTCTAGCAAGCTGTTTCCTATGGTGCGTTTGAGCACTGAGCATCTAATATTTGCCATTGTCAAACTGACCTAGCGGCAGCCATTCCCAGTGGAGTTACGTGGGCTTTTCTTTCCGCGGTCGAAAGCAACTGTTGCTCTATGAGTCTTTGGGCCTTTGCACTGCAcgtttgtgatttttaaaaagggcagGTGAAAGAGGGAAGCGTGCGTGTGGCGCTTTTGCGACGCTGTCAGAAACGCCTCAGCTTGCACGTAGGCTCGTTTGCCCCAAGGGCGGGGGAAACAGGGAAGGGTGCCACCCCGGTTAAGAGTGGCAGATGGTGAGGGGTAATACTGGAAGCCTTTCTGGGAAGGGAATGCTGTGAAAGGGCTGACTGGAAAAGTTTTCTCTCCTGTCAGTGGAAGTCGATCGTCGAAAACATTCAAACCCAAGAAGAACATTCCCGAAGGCTCCCATCAGTATGAACTCTTGAAACATGCGGAAGCGACTCTGGGGAGCGGTAACCTTAGACAAGCGGTTATGTTGCCGGAGGGAGAGGACCTTAACGAGTGGATCGCAGTTAACAGTAAGCCCTATGGAAGAGGGATCCACCCATGTGTGGAGGTGGAGTGGGAAAACCCAAAATCTCTGGTTTTTATCCTTAGAAGAACTTAGGACTTCCCTAAATGCAGTTCTGATGCCAGGCACGCTCTGCTGAGGTAACAGAGTTGGAATAAAAGGAAAGTAAGCAGTGCGATGTGCCAACtgcactgttgtggttttggggtgggttttttttgagttcAAACTTGCAAAGGTGATTAGGTTTACAAATGGTTATTTTTGTACTTGAGAATAAGCCTTGAGTATCAATATTTGGAATTACAAAGTTAGTGTTGTTGGCTGCAAAAACAGTGATGGCAAGTGGTCTGGGGAAAAGTGGAACCGTATTCTCCACTGAACTCTAGGTTTGtggagtttctttttttgttttctacattCATTTTATTAGTGCTGCATGCATAGCTTAAAAAGCCACATACTACAAATTTATTTTACGTTTAGCAGTGACTCTCCCTGGCCTTGAACTTTGTTTCTTTGGAGattagaggaggaaaaagtagtTTTGAGCAATGGAAAGCAGTAAGTCAGGCCGCAAGTGTTCAATCTACGGAAGGTCTCCTGTAGTATCAAAACCAATCAGGTTTTTGAGgtactgtcatttttttaaaggtggcTGGAACCTAAAGCTGTCATTTCCAAGGTGGGGAATGCTAAGCAGAGCTTCGTGCTGTACAAATCAGTTGGGGCAGTAGCCAGGCAGTGAAAAATTGACAGACCAATTGAAATTCCTAGATGGTCAAAATGTCTCGAAGTCATCAGCCACGTGATGTTGTACAGAAGGGGgatgtttgttttcactgagaGTTTTGCGGCACGTTCACCCCTGTGACGGCGATCCTCAGGAGGCCGTGTCAACTGAAAGAGAGCAAACCAGTAAACTTTGAGTAAACTTGATGCGTTTCCTTTCCAGCGGTGGATTTCTTCAACCAAATCAACATGCTGTATGGGACCATTACGGAGTTCTGCACAGAAGTGAGCTGTCCGGTCATGTCAGCAGGACCAAGGTAAGATGTTTACTGTGGTCTACGGCCACAATTTCTATGTGGGGAAGTAGGAGGGTGGCTGGAGCGTGCCTAAAAAGAAGCTAAAATGAGGATGGGACATGTCCAGGCACAGCATCACACTGCCCCAGTGGTGTTCAGCCAAGTGTCTTTTGGGTCCTGCTGATCCCTACACCGTACTGAGGCTGGTATCATCAGCCCTGCTGCATCAGCCTGTCCCAAAGCATGCTTATCTCGGTTTTGGGGGCTGGTGTCCCTCGATTCGCACCGGTGGTGGTTTTAAGGAGTTGAGCTTGCTGGCATAACTGCTTTGTAGGAGAGCGTCAGAGAATGTGGAAAGGCAATAGTGAATGTGTATTCGGGGCGCCTCGTTGTTTTTGGGAGGTGTGAATACCCATGGGGAGACAACTATGACACGTTGGTGCTGAACTTGTGTTTTTCCGAGGTGAAGCTAGAGCAGGGTATCTTGTTAGTAAGGTTACTCGAGgctctttgtttttttgggtAGCAGCATGGTGTCTGGCCAGTGGGCAGTATTTGTGGGGTGCGGTGTAACATCCTGCCCCGCTTTTCTACCCAGAAGTATCTAGATTGCAAGTTCCTGTTTCTATATTTGGGGACATTTCCTGTAACGACTTCCTGTTTAAGTGGCACTGTTAGTTTTTGCTTGTTGTCAGCCAAGAGGCAACAGTTGAAACctgggggtttttccccctgcttttgAAGGATTTTGCGAAAGATCTCAGAGAAGGTGGGTTGTGTTGCCATGTAGTGTTAGAGTTGACATCTTGCCCGTGTTGGGAGGAGTTGTGGGATCGATAAGCACATGTGTTGATTTGAGCTGGCAGCTTCCAAAAGCCTTTGGGTAATGTGCAGCCCTGGGGACTTGGAGAAGTCAGCTGCCTTGAGTGAGGGGAGAGGGAGTGCCAAATTCCTGGAGGGCGTCCGAAGGCTGTAGGTGAACTAATTCAGGTGGTGGGCGACAGTCCTGATGCCCCTTGGCCAGTTTTTGTCTTGTTCTAAGGAAATGTTGATGTTGGAGGATGCCACAAAGCTGAAACTAGCTTTTGAGGGTCGAACCCCGAGGGCAATCGCAATGGAGCTGTTAACTCTGACTCTGTGTTGTGCTTGAGAAACTTGGAAAGGGAAAGCGCTGCTCTTGTCGCTTCTGAGGAGTATGAGTGTTGTCACTCCTTACTGAAATAAGGAGGAAGCCAGGGGGCCCAAAAATTcaggtttttgtgtttggttttttggtttgtgtttttttttttttccttttggagcaatgaatttatttcccttccctctcccacaggTACGAGTACCACTGGGCAGATGGCACCAACATAAAGAAGCCGATCAAGTGCTCTGCTCCAAAGTACATCGACTACTTGATGACATGGGTGCAGGACCAGCTGGATGACGAAACGCTCTTCCCTTCAAAGATCGGTAAGCCATGGGCTGCGCATAGGGGACTGAGACACCACCGGAACATCTTGCTTTGGTACTTCTGACCGAAGTGAAGGCCTCACCCATGCGTGTTGCTGTGTTTCAGGCGTCCCTTTTCCCAAGAACTTCATGTCAGTGGCCAAGACGATCCTGAAGCGGCTGTTCCGTGTGTATGCCCACATCTACCACCAGCACTTCGACTCTGTCATgcggctgcaggaggaggcCCACCTCAACACCTCCTTCAAGCACTTTATCTTCTTCGTGCAGGTGAGTTGCAAAACAGCAGCCAGTCGCTCGGGTTTCTCATTCCCCGTTTGCTTTTATAGGGAGTTGGATTTGAAGCACCTCCTCGCTCTTTGAAGATCCACAGCCGTGGCATGGTGTTGGTTCACATGGTGTGAGCCAAGCATATCGTCCATGCAGCTGTGGCATTGTGGGTTTgtggtggtgggtttgttttttcttgtttggtttgggtgtttttgcaGGAAGCATGGCTGAGTTGGCTGTGAATGCTTGAATTTCACCTTGGGTTTTAGGTAATCAGCTTGCAGCAAAAGAAACCAGGCTCGGAGAAGAAGTTGGGGGTTTTGTAGCTCAACAGTCAACTCAGAAGTAGcagcagtactttttttttttcctttcttgctgaTATATTAGCAGCCCATTGTGTGACCGCACATGTGACTCATTGTGCAGAGTGGCATGGTACTTCTTGGCGATGCAGCAGAGGTTTTGTtgctctgaaatgctttaatttcttcACAGAGAACCAGGCGAGGTGGCTGCTGCCTGTTTGGTTGTTCTCTTGGGCACACGTAGAGCGGCCAGATGTGTTTTCCAGCAGCTTTGACAAGTGCCTTTagtttttgcattgctttttttcccctgccaggAATTCAACTTGATTGACCGGCGGGAGTTGGCTCCTCTGCAGGAACTGATTGAGAAGCTGGGCTCCAAGGACAGATAAACTTTCCCCGGGAGGACCCTTTCAGCCGCTCCTTCCCGCTTTGTATGCCAGCCACTTCTGTGCTTCGCCTTCAGCGACGTAAGCCCCGTGATGCCAGACAGTGCACCAAGTGGCATTGGTCTCGAGGCCAAGCGTCGCTTCTGCTGTGCAGCCACAGCCTGTGTGGTTTTCTGAGCTgttggctgtgctgctgtgacTTGCCCTGCATCGTCCACTCAGTTTTCTAGGCTCCGTGCTTGTGTCTGGCACAAACTGCCGTCTGGCTGAGGGCTCAGAGCAGGTTTTGTTCCCCGCAGGTGAAGTTCAgagtgctgagctgctgctttctacTCCTGGGGGCAAATTTTTCCTCTGGCCCAGCCCTGGACACAGTGCTTGGCCTGTGAGCAGCCTTGACTGGGTCTTGGCttatttctgaagtgcttttttTGGATGAGGTGCACTTGAGCTTTAAGCTCCCCTCTGGCAGCAGCGTTGTGGGGGGGAGGACAAGAAGTGCCTGGTCTGCAAGAGCAGCTCCCTGGTGTTCccagttgggggggggggctggggggggggggctgtgcaaGGCAATAACACCACCAATAAAgtttctccttcctgctcttctgtcggggcggggggagggaatatttcctcttttcctctccttgccccctcccagtgcagccccagccctgcccaggtgCCTTATTGAAAACACAGCACTtgggaaacactttttttagaGGTAGTCTGGGGGCACAGCTGCACACAGAGCCCCCCTGGGCCCCTCTCAGCCCAGCATCTTTATTGACAGGTCAGGATGGAGCGTCAAGGTTTGGGGGTGGAGGTGAAGATGCGCAGGCCATGCATGCTCTTGATCTCCTCCTGCAGAGCCTGCAACACATGCGGGGGGGGGAAACACAGTAGCTCAATGCTTCAAGGGTGAACACTTTGGTGCTTGTGCACAGTACAAGTGGCTATTAAGCATGTAGTCACAGTGCAGCGCTATTATCACACCCTCACCAGAGGGCTGCACACAAGTGTGAACAAGCTGTGGAGTACAGGCACAAAGTACCTGGCTGTGAAGCGCAGCATGCACAATTAGTGCAAAGTGAAGGTTGTGCCAGCCTCCAGTACTGCATGGTCTGAGCATTTAGCACTTGGTGCTGT
It encodes:
- the MOB1A gene encoding MOB kinase activator 1A encodes the protein MSFLFGSRSSKTFKPKKNIPEGSHQYELLKHAEATLGSGNLRQAVMLPEGEDLNEWIAVNTVDFFNQINMLYGTITEFCTEVSCPVMSAGPRYEYHWADGTNIKKPIKCSAPKYIDYLMTWVQDQLDDETLFPSKIGVPFPKNFMSVAKTILKRLFRVYAHIYHQHFDSVMRLQEEAHLNTSFKHFIFFVQEFNLIDRRELAPLQELIEKLGSKDR